The following nucleotide sequence is from Apium graveolens cultivar Ventura chromosome 4, ASM990537v1, whole genome shotgun sequence.
CATCAACAAAGTTATCTCTTGGAAGGTGTAGATGCTCATTCAGATCGTCTTCAGAAATCCCAATCACATGTTCACCAAATATAAATTATATCCCAAGTTGATCACCCTCATTAGATATATAAGAATTCTGTATGACGTGTTGAATTAAATCAGAGTTAATTTGCACATTAGCTGTCAGGGCATATCGCACAATAGAATgtttatttaagaaaataatCCATTTTTGAAATATTCCAGTTTTTCTCAAATCATTTCCTAAAATAGGAACAAAATTAGTTTtcttaatttcaaaattatttgccatttttatttaaaataaaatgagAAATAATCTTAAACACAAaagaaattaattttatttaaatttaattggAGATTTGAAAAACTTTTCTCGTAGAACCCTCACACCAAACGCAGCCTAGGTTATCGACACAACAGATTTTACAGAAAAAACCCCTTTTCTAAAACTAGAAATCGAATGCTTGGATCTCCTAATTCAACCGGTGAAAACTTGTGAGTATACTGTCAAAAGAACCGCAATGGATTCAACATCAATAAtctaaaattttagaaaattttgccAGAGTTCTGTGAAGAAATCGATTACTGAAAATTTGAAACTCATGAATCCTCCTTTGCTGAAAAATCGATTAGTCTGTGTGTATATATGAGAAAGCAAACTGTTAAGATAGATGAATATATATAGATTATTTTTCGACTAGTGGGAAATCGAGTAGTAGCCTACTAGTCGAGTTTTCTTCTAGTCGAAAATTTAGTAGTCGAAAAATTGTCAATGGGAAGATAAATGACTTGGCCAAAACATATACTGAAAACAGCTAGTCAATTTTCTTAGAAAATCAACTAGTCGAAAATTTCCCAGCCACTAGTCGATTTTTATACAGCCACTAGTCGAAATTTGGACTTGTTGTACTTAGAAAATTTATGATTATTCTAAATCACTTCTCCCCCTAAGTGCAACAATTAATTTTCCGAAAAATTAGAAATTTGAATTTCTTAATCTTTAGTACTTAACTACTAATTATCAcaaataatatttattcattATTAAATATAAATCATTGACTGATAAATATTAATGAATTCTAAATATTACTTATGCTTCATAAAAATcccataataattatttaataattacaataattatcaTTTATTGATAATGCCATAATTGTAAACAATATTATGCTTCAAAAATCACAATATTCattctaaaattatgaaaattaccATTGATTGATAATCACCATTATTCAGAACAATATTATGCTGCTAATACATAAATAATGAATATTTGGTAAATAAAATTCACAAACCCTCAAAGCATCATCACAGAAATTTGTAAATTTTATCCCAATCAAATTACATTTGTTAATTTCCAATCAATTGGACAAATTtaacatgccaagttcactaaccaacttggTGAATGTTGCCTCATCGAGTGGCCTTgtgaaaatgtctgcaatttgatcagCTGTGGGAACATattgaagttccacagtaccattcattatatgttctcttataaaatgatacctgatgtcaatatgcttggtcctcgagtgctgaactggattgttTAAGATAGCTatagcacttgtattgtcacagaagATGGGAATATGATCCAGATCAATTCCATAGACCttgagttgatttctcatccaaagtaattgagcacagcagcttccagtagcaatatattcagcttctgcagttgatgttgatactgaatgctgcttcttactaaaccatgAAACCAATCTTCTaccaaggaattgacagcttcctgaagtactcttccgatcaatcttacaTCCGGCATAATCAGAATCTGTATAACCTATGAGATCAAATCTAGTGtctttaggataccagataccCAGATTAGGTGTACCTTTCAAGTACCTAAAGATTCTCTTGACGGCTATAAGTTGTGATTCCTTTGGTTCAGCCTGGAACCTTGCACacaagcatgttgcaaacattatatttggACGACTTGCAGTCAAGTAGAGAAGAAATCCAATCATGCCCCTGTAGTGAGTGATATCCACCTTTTTACCAGATTTATCTtgatcaagctttgtagcagtggccattggagtcTTGGCAGGAGATGAATCTTTCATGTCATATTTCCTCAGAAGATCTTTGATATACTTTGTCTGACAGATAAAGATACCTTCTGTCTTCTGAAtcacttgaagtccaagaaagaagttcaattctcccatcatactcatctcatacttactttgcatcagctTAGCAAATCTTGCACATAGTATATCATtcgtagatccaaatataatatcatcaacatacacTTGAACAAGTATGATACCATTCTTATACTTTTTGTAGAACAGAGtcttgtctatgacacctcttgTGAAACCATGTTCAAGTAGAAATTCAGAGAGGGTGGCATACCATGTTCTTGgtgcttgcttaaggccatagagAGCCTTAAAGAGAAAATAGACAAGATCTTCAGATTCAAGGTCTGTGAAACCAGGAGGTTGTTctacatagacttcctcttcaagctcaccatttagaaatgcactcttcacatccatctgatataccttGAAGTTTGTATTGTAGCATAGGCCAAGAacattctgatggcttcaagtctagccactggtgcAAAAGTTTTGTCATAATCTATTccttcttcttgagagtaaccttttgctaccagtcttgccttgtttcttgtcaTTGTACCATCTTCATCCagtttgtttctgaatacccacttagtgccAATCACTGATTTATTCTTTGGTCGGGGTACTAGTTTCCAAACTTTTTGTCTCTCAAACTGATTAAGTTCCTCTTGCATAgaaatcacccaatctggatcttcaagagcttcatccactttcttaggttccatttgaGAAAGAAACCCAGAatatagacattcatttgcagtggctctgctggtttgaactctggaattTGGATCACCAATGATTAAATCTTTAGGATGAGATTTATTCCACTTTGTAGCTCTAAGAAATTGTGTTCTTGATGATTTAGTATTACTATTATTATTGTGAGTTCTATCTCCAGATCCATGCTCTTTTCCTGCTCCCCCTGAATTATTGTCGTCTTGACCTGAATCTGATGATTGAGAATTAGCTCCAGATGTTATTTCACTAGTCACATTTGATGTGCCACTAGCATCTTGACTATCTCCTCCATTATCATCTGAGTCTGAATCATCATTATGATCATCCTGAGGATCATCTCCATTATTGTCTTTATTTGGCACAATTTCAGGTTCATCCTCATTATCAGAAAAATCTTCTACATTCATAGACTCATCATCATCTTCTTTCTGAATACTTGAGGGTTTGGTGTCATCAAATGTTACATTTAGGCTTTCCACGACCTTCTGATCATCAACCAAGAACACCCTGTAAGCCTTTGACTCTAATGAGTAACCCAGAAAAATGCCTTCttcagctttggcatcaaacttgcCAATCTGCTCATTATCTTTAAGGACATAGCATTTTCCTCcgaatacatgaaagtattttacAGATGGTTTCTTGTTTGCCATTAGCTCATATGGAGTCTTCTCATACATTCTGTTAATCAGGGTTCtgttctgagtatagcatgcagtgctgacagcttcaacccaaaagtaataAGGAAGATTTGCTTCATTCAACAtagttctagcagcttcaaccaaagtacgattcttcctttcaactaccccattttgctgaggagtCCTTGGTGCTGTGTATTGTCTTGAGATGCCCTTTTCGACATCGAAGTCATTTAACTTTgcattcctgaattttgttccattgtCAGACCTTATGCATCTCACAGGCACCCCATCTTCTACTTCAAtcttcttgatatgatcaataaTCATGtcaggtgcttcatcctttgaatgcaagaataatacccatgtgtatctagaaAAATCATCCACTATCACTAATCCATATTTCTTTTTTGacatagacatgacattcactggtccaaacaaatccatgtgaaggagtttAGTGGTTCAGCTATATCAGATACtgtcttcttcttgtgtgatgctttctttgattttcctttttcacatgcttcacataGCCCTTCAGGGCTGAATTCCATCTCAGGTAATCCTCTCACCAACTCTCTTTTCACTAGAGAATTCATTGCCTTGAAATTTAAGTGGAAGAGCTTCCTATGCCATAGCCAGCTCTCATTTGCAGATGCTTTATTGTAGAAGCAAACTACTTGACCATCTTCTGCAGAATTCTAGTCAGCTACAAACAGATCACCTTTTGTTACTCCATTGAGAGCAAGCCTTTCATTCTTCTGATTAGTGATCAAACACTTCTCCTTCTTGAACAACACATCACATCCTTTGTCACAGAATTGACTTTTTCTTAGAAGATTATGCATAAGACCATCAACCAGAGAGATTTATTCTATGATAACATTTCCAATTTCTAAACAGCCATATCCCGttgtataacctttgttgtcatctccaaaggtaaccacagggccaactttctcaaccccctttgatagcagggctctatctccagtcatatgcttcgaacatccactgtccagaatccatatgaccttcttcttCTTTATGCCCTGTATACAAAGGAGATTAAgatttctttggtacccaaaccaTGTTGGGTCCAGGGTACTTAGGAGCATATGCATATCTAGCAGATTTCTTAACATTCTTGACAGATTCAACATGTTTTACATTGTCATTGACTGTGTCCTTAACACCCTTGGAAGGACCATTAGCTTTGCTTTTGGTCTTGGTGAAGGTAGCCTCTTTCCTAGCACTAGGAGGGCTTGCAGTCTTTGACTTACTCTTGTTCTTATGCATATGATTATCATAATCATGGCATGCATTGTGTGAGTGTGTGTAATCAAGATACGTTTTCATGAATGAAACAACACATGACGTGCAAGCAGGCTTATCACACTTAAAAGATTGAGGAACACTAGGCATGGTATGCATATTAACATTTTTTACTTTGTCCACTTTAACCTTTTTACATGCATGAGATAGGTGTCCACTGGATCCACAGTTATTACACACCTTTCTAGGGCCATCCTTTCCTGTTCTGCCATTTCTATTCTTACTAGATTTAGTGGTGGAACTAAAACCTAGTCCTGCAGTAGTTTGTTCACTTTCAGGGGATGCTTGTTTATCAGATTTCTTGGCATTTTTATCTTTTATCTTTTCAAGATCTTCAACAAGCATCTCATTATGAATGAACAAATTCTCCTCATCAAAAGGTTCAGAAGATGCCTTCTTGAACAAAGGTTTCTTAGCATTCTTCAGAATATGTGGTGTATCTAGTGGATTAACAACTTTTATTACAGGTTCATTATCCACCACATGTTTCTTACTAGATTTCCTAAGTTCATCATAATCTAGTCCAATTCCAAGTTTTCCACTTACAACTTGACTAGATATGAGTTCCTTTGCAAGATTAGCAGAATTAGCATAAGCCTGAAGCTTAGTTTCTAATTCCTTTATCTTCTCACCCTTTCCTTCTATAGTCTCAACATGTTTCTTATCTCTAAGTTCCAGATATTGATTTCTTGTTTTAAGGTCTTCTATAGCAACATTGGTGAGAACTAGCTTATCATTTTCAGTTTTAATCTTTCCTAGTTCTTTCTTTAAGTCACTAGCAGTACCTTCTGAACATCTTAGGGATAAGCAACAATTCCTATATTTTAACCTAAGCacattgtagttttcagcacaTAACTTGTCACTACATTATACGTTAGGTCTATCATAGGAAATTTTATCAGAATATACTTGAGCAAGTTCTTTAAAAGCTATACAGTCAGCATTATCACAAATTTTAGCAGGGGGTGATATAGATACCTGAGGAGTTGATTCTGCCATCAATGCAAGATTTCCATAttcttcctcttcatcatctgtatcatcccagctttttccttcagcaatgtaGGACTTAACTGGATACTTTTTGGATTTCCCTGAATACCTTTTCTGAATCCCTTTGCCCTTGTCTTTTGGTTGTTGAGGCTTCCTACATTCACTGGCAAAGTGTCCAacctcatcacagttatagcatttgaatTTGTTTCTGTCTACCATTCCAGTTTTATATCCAGAACTGGAGTATGAGTTGGATCTATGCCCTCTGCTACTACTCACTGAGCCCCTGAAACCTTTCTTCCTTCTGAATCTCATATTGCTGAACATCCCAGCTAGATTTGCCATTGTGGGATCTTCCATCTGTTTTAATTCTTCCATGGTGTAGTAGTCACTAGGCTCCCCAGTCAGATTTCCATCATCCACTTCAGCCTCAAAAAGCACATTTGTTTGAGACTTAGCCTTCTCAACAGTGATATCCAGGTCTTCATGCTTGCTTGCCACTGGATTTGTGCCCATATATGATCCTCTTCTGGTCTAACTCCATCTCATGAGTCTTCATTCTTCCATACACCTTTTCCAGTTTCATGGTCTTGAAGTCCACTCGTTCATGAACTGTTTCTGCCTTATTGTCCAGATGTGAAGGGAGTGCCAACAAAAACTTTCTGTTGATTTCATGTTGTGCATACTTCTTTCCATGACGACTCATTTCATTTAACAGCCTATTCAGTCTTTCATACACTGAGGTTACACCTTCACCCGGGAGAGACCTGAAGGCTTCATATTGAGTAATTAACATGTCTAGGCGATGCTCTCTCACATCTTCAGTACCTTCCATTAACAGTTCAATTGTGTCCCGCATGTGTTTGCCACTTTCACAAACAAGAATTTGGTGACACATGTCAGAGTCCATGGCATCTATCAATATCAGCTGTAGACTATCATCTAGGGCAACCAATTCCTTTTCCTTTGCAGTCCAGTCAGACTTTGGTTTATGAATGGTACGTCGTTCATTATCAGGATCAACCATTTCAGGTATGTGTGGGCCGTTATTCAGAATTTCCATATAATCAGGGTTCGCAGCCTTGAGATAGagaatcatctttttcttccatagatTGTAATTTTCTTTGTCAAACTTTGGTACCTTAATACTTCCCACTTTTTGAGAACTCatgattaaattatttaagattcaaaaatttcaagaaatagaaaattttgaaaattaaaaaatctgCAAGAGTGGACTTCTTTTGGTCTAAACTTctggatcttgatttgtatgtcaatcaaactgctctgataccaattgttaggtccaaaggtatcgtagaagggggggttgaatacgataccacCAATTAATTTCAATTCAAAACAAGTTCTTAGTTTATGCTAGAAAGTAAAAACACAATACAATTCAAGGAATATATTTCGATTGATATAAACCTTAatgttgctacaatctaatcaattgATTAGCTTCTACAGAAATTTCAACAGCATAACAGTACAGTTACAAAATAATTAATATGAACTTGAATGCTCCGTAATGCTCTCCATAAAAGCTTCTCAGTTTGCTGGTGAAGATTTCTCTTCTAAATAAATGCTGAGATTTCTGTTTTATTGTAGACTTAAAACCAAATTCAATACGTGGCTTCTTCTGGTCCAAGCATTCTAATTTGCTGCATCCTTCTTAGTAGTCGAATTTGACATTGATAAAATTTGACTAGTAGATATATAGAAGTCGAATTCTATACATGtgtcaaattctgaggcaaccaaagccaaatcacaagtggaaattgatccaaggtccaagggcaaagaaaaagttgatgaacctgtaaaggtttatatgccagtcatagatgaagaaataactgatgatgaagaagatgctaatcttactctgatgcaaaagaagatttttcaaacaacctctaacatggctcatgttgttcagagtcaagatgtagtaagttctgatatgacagtgaagcaagcaacctctgacattgctcatgttaaaccttcaaagatactcctaccaagATTTACCAAAGCTaaatagactcaatctttgaagaccgaaacaagtggttttgaagcaagagcTGTTACAGGAAATGAAgtaagagataaatctggattgggtagttctgatgaaagaagattacataacactaccaatgatccaacttccttaagtgaaccaggtgttggagcaactcctgaaagattgaatcgacttgaatccgtaaaaatggtttaccatacctttctgaaagaacatatcttgttatactTTATGATAGATGGAATGGTATAtcatattaggcagaatgctataccactaaagtattttgaggaactggaacacgttctattcctacttcaagtgaaggacaGATTAGCAGATAATactgcaggttatttaaagtcacaaattcaaagacagaaaaagctttattctataaagtctgacagcacatactgtcccaagtacagagatcacaaaggtgatattgtcgaaatgaagcctaactttgctaagatcataactacttttctgggttataaggctgtggaattcaatctagagtctgacaaggcatatctgattagactagatcaggagataagaaaagctaagataaatgatctcagagcagctattttttaaaatggtgaagatacagttgaattgataaatgctaaaaagaggatgatcaatgaacttgaatatgctgagagatgtttgttaaagaactatctcagaactactcctgacatcaaagagatcagaaattaaagccaagtcaaagatctacaactgcttaaattctgaagagtatacagactgaagcttttatcagaagttaaagatggtaaagctgaaaggactgtaagttgtagttatctagtcaaattctcatgcatttatacttaatatttttgacatcaccaaatatctattgaacttgtatattatgctaatttacaagttgggggagattgttagatatatttgataatgtcatgtgtaatatgatttgtgtttagttttcatatcttacttaacatgacaaatcagtacttaactggaaatcaacacttatactgaagacagaactgaagatatcagaacttaagttatcagaacttaagttatcagaagatatttattagaagataatatcaggtgttaagatgactttcagataaggcaggtgacagattgaaaggaaagaagatcgagactaagacagaaagaaatatacataaagaaggaattctatgaagaatagaatacttggaagaaaagataactagttgatatattttaggaagcagaattatattccatatcaattagaacattatcttgtaactatgtagtatataaacacaggcatagggtttacactataagtgttatcattatcgaagttattatccattgtaaccctagcagctctcgtgataatttattcatcactgagagaggacagttccatattataacagagtttattgtgttgaataaaatctattttctgttacttgagttcttatattcgattttattgtagtaaatactgtattcaacccccttctacagtgtgtgtgacctaacaagatgAATGTCTTGTGATATGTTTTCGATGAAACTGTGAATTGATTATATTCTGTGTTTGATCGAATTAAAGGTATAAAGTTTAGATTATCTTTTGGATTTATGTTAATCTGGTGAATTTGTGATTATCTGTTGGATTAATGTTAATTTGGTGGATTTATGATTATCTATTGAATTTGTAATTATCTATTGAATTAATGTTAATCTGGTAAAATTATGATTATTCGTTGGATTAATTTTTATCTGGTAGATTTGTGATTAACTTTGAATTTGTGATTGTCTGTTGGTTTGAAGATTACATGTTAGCTGTGTTGTTTAGTCAAGAAATTTTATTTATCTAAACTGTATCTTAATGGTTGTTTAAAGTAAGAAATTTGGTAGCTTAAAGTGAGAAATTCGTGTATGATAATCACTTGGTTATGTTAAGAACCATTTCTCTCAGCAGTTGAAGCT
It contains:
- the LOC141718435 gene encoding uncharacterized protein LOC141718435, which translates into the protein MSSQKVGSIKVPKFDKENYNLWKKKMILYLKAANPDYMEILNNGPHIPEMVDPDNERRTIHKPKSDWTAKEKELVALDDSLQLILIDAMDSDMCHQILVCESGKHMRDTIELLMEGTEDVREHRLDMLITQYEAFRSLPGEGVTSVYERLNRLLNEMSRHGKKYAQHEINRKFLLALPSHLDNKAETVHERVDFKTMKLEKVYGRMKTHEMELDQKRIIYGHKSSGKQA